The region GGGGCTGGACATCGTGCGGCGGTGGCGGAGGGCGAGTTGGTGGTGGGCGATCTGGCCGACCTGGCGGCATTGCGGGCGGCAATGGCGGCGTTTGCGCCGGACGCGGTGATGCACTTTGCCGCGTCGATCGCGGTGGGCGAGTCGGTGGAGAAGCCGCTGCTATACTACCGCAACAACGTGGCCAATACGATCGGGCTGCTGGACGTGATGGCTGAGTTGGACGTTCGCCGGCTGGTGTTCAGTTCGACGTGCGCGATTTACGGCGAGCCGGAGACGACGCCGATGACCGAGGATCTGCCGGCCGATCCGAAGAGCCCGTATGCCCGCACGAAGTACATGATGGAGCAGGTGTTCGCGGATTGCTCAGCGGCGTGGGGATTAGGGTTTGCGGCGCTGCGGTATTTCAACGCGTCCGGTGCGGCGTCGGACGGTTCGATCGGCGAGGATCACGATCCGGAGACGCATTTGATTCCGATCGTGCTGCAGGTGGCGCTTGGCCGGCGCAAGCAGGTTCAGATCTATGGGACCGACTACCCGACGCCGGACGGCACGTGCATCCGCGACTATATTCACGTCGAGGATCTGGGTCGGGCTCATGAGAAGGCGCTTCTGGCCCTGGCGCCGGGCCGGTCGATCATTGCGAATCTCGGCACCGGCTGCGGGCATAGCGTTCGCGAGGTGATTGAGACGGCGAAGAAGGTGACCGGGTGCGATATTCCGATGGTCGAGACCGGCCGGCGAGCGGGCGATTGTCCCGTGCTCTATGCCGATCCGTCGCATGTCCGGAAGGTTCTCGGATGGCAGGCGCAGATCACGGAGTTGGAGGCGATCGTCGGGTCGGCTTGGCGGTGGCATCAGGCCCATCCCGACGGTTATTCCGTCTGAGCGGTTCAGGCGTTTTGCCAGGTTTGGGACTCGGCTGAGCGATAGGCCAGGTCGAGGTAGCGTTGGATTTCGATGCCGCGCAGGAGGGACGGCTCGGCTTGACGATCGTCGGCGACCGCGGCCAGAAAGTTGTGCAGGCTCTGGACGTGAGGCCGCAGCCATCCTCCGGCGACTTTGGCGGGCGGGAACTTGCCGCCGGGCGAGGGGTAGTGCTGGACGCAGTCGATGTCCTTGAAGCCCCGCGTGCCGCCTTGCGGCGTTTCGGGATCGGTGTTGTCGTAGAAGCCGAGCCAGTTGGGCCGCATCATGTCGAAGCGCATGGCGCCGCGGCGACCGTGGATTTCGAACTGCAGCTCGGAGTTCGTGCCGGTGGCGACCTTGGAAACTTCGAGCGTGCCGACGGCTCCGTTTTCGAGTTCGACGATCATGATCGCGAGTTCCTCAGCCTCCACTTTTCTTAGCCCCCCCCTGCCGTCGGGACGGACGGGCGTGAAGTTGTCGGTGCGGCAGAGGATTCGCCGGATCGGGCCGAGCAGGTGCGTGGCGAGGTCGATCACGTGCGAGCCGAGGTCGAGGATGACGCCGCCTCCGCCGATCGTCTTGTCGGATTTCCAGTTGACCGGTTTTTGGGGATCGACGTTGGTGGCGTGAAGCTGGCGGAAGCGGAACGAGAGGACGTCGCCGAGGCGGCCTTCGTCGGCGAGCTGCTTGGCCCGCATGGTGGCGGGGAAGAATCGGGCGTTCATGTGCATCTGGTTGGTGCGGACGTAGTTGGTCTGCTCGATGAGTTCGCGGAGGCGGCGGGCCTGGTCCCAGGTCGCGGTGACCGGCTTGTCGCAGAAGATGCACTTGCCGGCGCAGATGGCGGCGGCGAGCATGTCGTGGTGCAGGCTGTTGGGCGTGCAGATGTGGACGACGTCGATCGAGGGGTCGGCGATGAGCTGTTGCCAGTCGCGGATGACGGCGTGGTAGTAGCCGGTGGCCTCGGCGGCGGCGGCGTTGCGGTCGGATGTGGTGCACATCACGAGTTTGCGGACCTTGACCGGGGCGGGTTCGTAGTAGAGGGGCAACGTCACGTAGCCGAAGGTGTGGGCCCGGCCCATGAAGCCGTATCCGATGATGCCGACGGAGATTTCACGCATGTTCGATTCCTTGACTTCGTCTTAAGAGCGGCACGGAGCACGCGGAAGAGAGAAGAAGCCAGAAGTCAGAAGCCTGTAGTCAGAGTGAAGAGGGAAGACTCCGCCGAGGGCGGCGGAGCCACATTTTGCATTCCAGTATCTGGTATTTCCGTTTTCATCTCCTTTGGTCCGCGTGATCCGTGCCGGTCTTTTTCAGACGGGTTCGACGGAGGCGTTGCGTTGGGATTTGAGGGCTGCGGTGAAGAGGCGGTGGGCAAGGGCCTCCTCTTCGGGCGTCACGCAGCGGGCGAACTTTTTGGGGTGCGGGCCGTGTTCGAGTTCGTAGAGGAAGGCCGCCCACATCTGCATGATGCAGTCGATGAAGCCGGCTTCGAAGATGGGCCCGGTGATGGTCTTGAAGGTGAACTCGGAACCCATGTCGATCCGCTGCCACGCCTGTTCGCCGCCGGTGTAGTGCATGGTCTGGAGGAGTCGCGGGCTCTTGCTGCTGAAGCGGGCGGAGGCCTTGTCGCCCCAGACGTGGATGTACCAGGTGTTCTTCTGGCCGGGCGCGATGCGATGGGTCTTGATGGTCATCGGGAAGGGGTCGCCGCCGGCGGGGTCGAGGGCTTCGCAGGCGAGGGTGGCGTTGTCCCAGGTTTCGCAGGGGACCATGTTGCCTTTGCCGTCGGGCCGCTGCTTCATGAGGTTGCGGAGCAGGGCGCGGACGTTGAGCGGGGTCCAGCCGGCGCGGAACGGCATGTGGCAGGCGTGCATGCCGAGATCGCCCATGCAGCCGTACTCGCCGTTGACCTCGATGAGCCGCTTCCAGTTGATGGTCTTGGTTGGATCGAGGTCGGAGGAGTGGAGGAATCCGCTTTCGACCTCGATGATGCGGCCGAAGGCGCCGGATTCGATCATGTCGCCGATCCGCTGGGCGGCGGGGTAGAACGGGAAGTGCGAAGTGCTGCGGACGAAGACATTCGGATGCGCCTTGATGCATTCAAGGATGGCGTCGTTGGCGGGTTTGTCGATGCCGAAGGGTTTTTCGCCCATCAGGTGCTTGCCGGCTTGGATAATATCGCAGTAGAAGCGTTGGTGGAGGTTGTGCGGCACGGCGCAGTAGACGGCCTCCACCTGGTCGTTGGCCAGCAGTTCGGTGTAGTCTTTGGTCGCCTGGCGGATCGAGGGGAAGTGGGTCTGGTACCATTTCCAGAGGGCCTCGTTGGGGTCGCAGACGGCGACCAGTTCGGGCCGGACGTCCATATCGAGCAGGTGGCACCAGCGGGCGGTGATGCTGGCGAATTCGCGGCCCATCAGGCCGCAGCCGATGATTCCGAAGCGTACGGTGCGCATGGGTTTTACTCCTGATTCGTTACCGTGGCATGTGAGTTTGTCGTTGTCGATCGTCGATCATCTGTTTTTTAGGCGAACGTCTGTGAGAATTGGCGGGCGGCTTGCTCGGCCCGCTGGTCGACGGACATGGGGACGTTGTCGTAAATAGCCAGGGCCCGCCGCCAGTACTCATTGCGGATGGACTCGCGGTCCGGCTCGCTCTGCGAGAGCTTGGCGAACATTTCGGCAAACCAGAGCAGATCGTCGCGGTATTCCCGCGGCGAGGGGAACAGCGGCAGGTCGCAGTTGTCCATATCGGCGGAGCGGAGGTGTTCGATGATCTGAAGATACGCGCGGTGGGCCTCCTGTCGCGACCATTGACGGCGGGGATACCGGCCCCAGCCGCCGACGACCTCGAACGCCTCGAACAGCTCGCCCAGGGCTTCGTGCTGCGGGCCGAAGACGCGGCGGGCAAACTCGCGTGAGACGGGGTCCGGATCGCGGTCCGGATCGATCGCGGCCTGACCGGCGGCATAGAGGCACATATGGCTGAGCTTGGGCGACATGGTGTAGCTCATCGCACCGTGGAACGGGGCGGCGGACCGTTCCTCGCGGCGGCGTGAGAAGATTCGCGGCAGGCGCCAGTGCGGGTGGACCACCAGTTCGCCCTCGGTGACCGAATAGTCCCAACTGCTGATTCGCCGGAGGCGGGCGATTTCGCGGCAGTACGGGCGGGCGTCGCCGCCGCAGGTGCAGTCGGCGTCGGGGCTGAAGCCAAGGTTGACGCCGACCATTGCGTTGTCGGGGAATTCGGGCAGGCGTTTGAGGAAATCGGCCATCGCGACCTCGGCCCGCTGCGGTGAGCCGTTCCAGATGTGGGCTCCGATGCCGGTCTTGGGGTCGCAGCGACCTTCCAGCAGCTTGGTCCACGACCCGTCCCAGCCGGGCACGTGGATCAGGTCGTCGCCCCAGCCGGAGAACGGCGTGCCCCACGTGCCGATCTCGACCACCGACGAAGGACTTTCCTGAAGGGTGATCTCGCTGAGGCGCAGGGCCAGGTCGATGAACGTGTTATGGTCGCAGCCGTTGCGGTTGCAGCCGCCCGGATCGCCGGGAAAGATCCCGATGATGTCCGTACCTTTGAGCACGCCGGCCCAGTGTCGCCAGAGTTTTTCGATCAGGGCTTTGTCGTCGGGGTTGTTGGGGCAGGCGAAGTACCATTCGTGGCCGATCGTGTTGGGTGCGCTGATGTACTTGACCTGAAGGCCGCGCTGGTGGGCCAGGTCGATCACGGCGGTCATCGTTTCGACGAACTCGGCGTAGGTGCCGCTGCGGTCGAGGGCGGATTTGTAGACGGTCGGTTCGAGCCAGTATTCGAAGCAGGTGAAGCCGAAGGCCTTGATCATGTCGAGCAGGCCGGCGAACTCCCTGACGCCCCAGCGGCCGCCCGCGCCCGGATGCATCATGTTGGCGTTCCAGGCGTTCAGGAGGTGCGAGGCGAAGTT is a window of Phycisphaerae bacterium DNA encoding:
- the galE gene encoding UDP-glucose 4-epimerase GalE; this encodes MRIFITGGAGYVGSHCSRQLRQSGHTLRIYDNLGAGHRAAVAEGELVVGDLADLAALRAAMAAFAPDAVMHFAASIAVGESVEKPLLYYRNNVANTIGLLDVMAELDVRRLVFSSTCAIYGEPETTPMTEDLPADPKSPYARTKYMMEQVFADCSAAWGLGFAALRYFNASGAASDGSIGEDHDPETHLIPIVLQVALGRRKQVQIYGTDYPTPDGTCIRDYIHVEDLGRAHEKALLALAPGRSIIANLGTGCGHSVREVIETAKKVTGCDIPMVETGRRAGDCPVLYADPSHVRKVLGWQAQITELEAIVGSAWRWHQAHPDGYSV
- a CDS encoding Gfo/Idh/MocA family oxidoreductase, with the translated sequence MREISVGIIGYGFMGRAHTFGYVTLPLYYEPAPVKVRKLVMCTTSDRNAAAAEATGYYHAVIRDWQQLIADPSIDVVHICTPNSLHHDMLAAAICAGKCIFCDKPVTATWDQARRLRELIEQTNYVRTNQMHMNARFFPATMRAKQLADEGRLGDVLSFRFRQLHATNVDPQKPVNWKSDKTIGGGGVILDLGSHVIDLATHLLGPIRRILCRTDNFTPVRPDGRGGLRKVEAEELAIMIVELENGAVGTLEVSKVATGTNSELQFEIHGRRGAMRFDMMRPNWLGFYDNTDPETPQGGTRGFKDIDCVQHYPSPGGKFPPAKVAGGWLRPHVQSLHNFLAAVADDRQAEPSLLRGIEIQRYLDLAYRSAESQTWQNA
- a CDS encoding Gfo/Idh/MocA family oxidoreductase, which encodes MRTVRFGIIGCGLMGREFASITARWCHLLDMDVRPELVAVCDPNEALWKWYQTHFPSIRQATKDYTELLANDQVEAVYCAVPHNLHQRFYCDIIQAGKHLMGEKPFGIDKPANDAILECIKAHPNVFVRSTSHFPFYPAAQRIGDMIESGAFGRIIEVESGFLHSSDLDPTKTINWKRLIEVNGEYGCMGDLGMHACHMPFRAGWTPLNVRALLRNLMKQRPDGKGNMVPCETWDNATLACEALDPAGGDPFPMTIKTHRIAPGQKNTWYIHVWGDKASARFSSKSPRLLQTMHYTGGEQAWQRIDMGSEFTFKTITGPIFEAGFIDCIMQMWAAFLYELEHGPHPKKFARCVTPEEEALAHRLFTAALKSQRNASVEPV